The Sphingosinithalassobacter sp. CS137 genome includes a region encoding these proteins:
- a CDS encoding aldo/keto reductase, with the protein MRYKRLGNSGLFVSELCLGAMTFGGKGMFKAVGQVQQDEADALVRTALEAGVNFIDTANVYSEGRSEEIVGQALRNLGTRREDVVIATKVLGPMGEGVNDRGASRGHILDQAHASLKRLGVDHIDLYQIHGWDPATPIEETLRALETLVQHGHVRYIGVSNWAAWQIAKALGISERLGIGRFETLQAYYTLAGRDLERELVPMLQSEGMGLMVWSPLAGGYLTGKYRSGGEDGRRANFDFPPVDAERGERVLDAMAPIADRHGISMAQIALAWLLHQDAVMSVIVGAKRVDQLQDNLAAVDVRLSEAELASLAEASALPREYPGWMLARQSEYRTKLAQAGQPDE; encoded by the coding sequence ATGCGGTACAAGCGCCTCGGAAATAGCGGCCTGTTCGTGTCCGAGCTCTGTCTCGGCGCGATGACCTTTGGCGGCAAGGGAATGTTCAAGGCGGTTGGGCAGGTGCAGCAGGACGAAGCCGATGCGCTCGTCCGCACTGCGCTCGAGGCCGGAGTCAACTTCATCGACACGGCGAACGTCTATTCAGAGGGCCGATCGGAGGAGATCGTCGGGCAGGCGCTGCGAAACCTCGGCACGCGCCGCGAGGACGTGGTCATCGCCACCAAGGTGCTCGGGCCGATGGGGGAGGGCGTCAATGATCGCGGCGCCTCGCGCGGGCATATCCTCGATCAGGCGCATGCCAGCCTGAAGCGCCTCGGCGTCGACCATATCGACCTCTATCAGATCCATGGCTGGGATCCCGCGACACCGATCGAGGAGACGCTGCGCGCGCTCGAGACGCTCGTTCAGCATGGCCATGTCCGTTATATCGGTGTGTCCAACTGGGCGGCATGGCAGATCGCGAAGGCGCTCGGGATTTCCGAACGGCTCGGGATCGGTCGGTTCGAAACGCTTCAGGCCTATTACACGCTCGCCGGGCGGGACCTGGAGCGCGAGCTGGTGCCGATGCTCCAGTCCGAAGGAATGGGACTGATGGTGTGGAGCCCGCTGGCGGGCGGCTATCTCACCGGCAAGTATCGCAGCGGCGGAGAAGACGGGCGTCGCGCCAATTTCGATTTCCCGCCGGTCGACGCCGAACGCGGCGAGCGGGTGCTCGATGCAATGGCTCCGATCGCGGATCGGCATGGCATCTCGATGGCGCAGATCGCGCTCGCATGGCTGCTGCATCAGGATGCGGTGATGAGCGTTATTGTGGGCGCGAAGCGCGTCGATCAGCTCCAGGACAATCTTGCCGCAGTCGATGTTCGGCTGAGCGAGGCCGAACTGGCGTCGCTCGCCGAAGCAAGCGCGCTGCCGCGTGAATATCCCGGTTGGATGCTGGCGCGGCAAAGCGAGTATCGCACGAAGCTCGCGCAGGCGGGACAGCCCGACGAGTGA
- a CDS encoding glutamate-5-semialdehyde dehydrogenase, protein MTDTLTETNPETLIAELGARARAASNRLAQMDSAAKAAALRSAARALRAAEAEILEANAEDMKAAEARGLSGALLDRLKLDPKRFEGMVAGVEAIAGLDDPVGGVISEDKRPNGLVLRRVRVPIGVIGIIYESRPNVTADAGALCVMSGNAAVLRGGSEAVHSNRAIREAMAEGLEAAGVPGDAVQLVPTQDRAAVGAMLKADGVIDLIVPRGGKSLVARVQQDARVPVLAHLDGMNHTYVDAKADPAMAKEIAVNAKMRRTGICGAMETLLIDRKFADPKPILSALVEAGCALRGDADAQALDAHVEPATDEDWDTEYLDAVLAVKRVDGVDGAMEHIARHSSHHTDAIVTEDAATAEKFLNGVDSAIVMWNASSQFADGGEFGLGAEIGISTGRLHARGPVALEGLTTYKWIVHGTGQTRP, encoded by the coding sequence ATGACCGATACGCTGACCGAAACGAACCCCGAAACGCTGATCGCGGAACTGGGCGCGCGCGCCCGCGCCGCTTCGAACCGGCTCGCGCAGATGGACAGTGCGGCCAAGGCCGCTGCGCTGCGCAGTGCGGCCAGGGCGCTCCGCGCCGCGGAAGCGGAAATCCTCGAAGCCAACGCGGAAGACATGAAGGCGGCCGAGGCGCGCGGCTTGTCCGGCGCGCTGCTCGACCGGCTGAAGCTCGATCCGAAGCGGTTCGAGGGCATGGTTGCCGGAGTCGAGGCGATTGCCGGGCTCGACGATCCGGTCGGTGGCGTCATCAGCGAGGACAAGCGACCGAACGGGCTGGTGCTGCGCCGGGTGCGCGTGCCGATCGGCGTCATCGGCATCATCTACGAAAGCCGCCCCAACGTCACCGCCGATGCCGGCGCCTTGTGCGTGATGTCGGGCAACGCGGCGGTTCTGCGCGGCGGATCGGAAGCGGTGCACAGCAATCGCGCGATCCGCGAGGCAATGGCGGAAGGGCTGGAGGCCGCCGGCGTGCCGGGCGACGCCGTCCAGCTCGTGCCGACGCAGGATCGCGCCGCGGTGGGCGCGATGCTCAAGGCGGACGGCGTGATCGATCTGATCGTGCCGCGCGGCGGCAAGTCGCTGGTGGCGCGGGTCCAGCAGGACGCCCGCGTTCCGGTGCTCGCGCATCTCGACGGCATGAACCACACCTATGTCGACGCCAAGGCCGATCCGGCGATGGCGAAGGAGATCGCAGTCAACGCGAAGATGCGCCGCACCGGCATCTGCGGGGCGATGGAGACGCTGCTGATCGACAGGAAGTTCGCCGATCCCAAGCCGATCCTTTCGGCGCTCGTCGAAGCGGGCTGCGCGCTGCGCGGCGATGCCGATGCCCAGGCGCTGGACGCACATGTCGAGCCGGCGACGGACGAGGATTGGGACACGGAATATCTCGACGCAGTGCTCGCGGTGAAGCGAGTCGATGGCGTCGACGGCGCGATGGAGCATATCGCGCGGCACAGCTCGCATCACACCGACGCGATCGTGACCGAGGATGCCGCGACCGCCGAGAAGTTCCTGAACGGAGTCGACAGCGCGATCGTGATGTGGAACGCCTCGTCGCAGTTCGCCGATGGCGGCGAATTCGGCCTTGGCGCGGAGATCGGCATTTCGACCGGGCGGCTGCATGCGCGTGGGCCGGTCGCACTCGAAGGGCTCACGACCTACAAATGGATCGTCCACGGAACCGGCCAGACGCGTCCGTGA
- a CDS encoding DUF3667 domain-containing protein produces the protein MGEFDAAGEIVTGGLIARAIEPGTDAGGAHGDVCLNCGTALIGPHCHRCGQEAHVHRTIGAVWHEILHGVVHFEGKLWRTLPLLAWRPGELTRRYIEGERRRFVSPMALFLFSVFTMFAVFQITGTTTPPDFKTDAQVLSGFQNAAENMRETRRSVAERREELSADDPERAQAAQRLAELDHSIAELDRMTTIVEGTSVRDEVHTGWKRLDKGIEKAAKNPSLMLYKLQANSYKFSWLLIPLSLPFVWLMFAWKRQYHGYDHAVFVTYSIAFMSLLFIAITIGMHAGAPGWLLTLVALGIPPLHIYRQLKGAYRLGRVSALLRTALLLVIILIVGILFQLILLLLGLLG, from the coding sequence ATGGGGGAATTCGACGCAGCCGGAGAGATCGTAACGGGCGGGCTGATCGCGCGCGCGATCGAGCCTGGTACCGACGCGGGCGGTGCACACGGCGACGTCTGCCTCAACTGCGGCACGGCGCTGATCGGGCCGCATTGCCACCGCTGCGGGCAGGAAGCGCATGTCCATCGCACGATCGGCGCCGTCTGGCACGAGATCCTGCACGGCGTGGTCCATTTCGAGGGCAAGCTCTGGCGCACGCTGCCGCTGCTCGCGTGGCGGCCCGGCGAGTTGACTCGGCGCTATATCGAAGGCGAGCGCCGGCGCTTCGTGTCGCCCATGGCGCTGTTCCTGTTTTCTGTCTTCACCATGTTCGCCGTCTTCCAGATCACCGGCACCACCACGCCTCCGGATTTCAAGACCGATGCGCAGGTGCTTTCTGGCTTTCAGAACGCCGCGGAGAACATGCGCGAGACGCGGCGTTCGGTAGCGGAGCGCCGCGAGGAGCTGTCCGCAGACGATCCGGAGCGCGCGCAGGCGGCGCAGCGGCTCGCGGAGCTCGACCATTCGATCGCCGAACTCGACCGGATGACCACGATAGTGGAGGGGACCAGCGTCCGCGACGAAGTCCACACCGGCTGGAAGCGGCTCGACAAGGGCATCGAGAAGGCCGCGAAGAACCCCAGCCTGATGCTCTACAAGCTCCAGGCGAACAGCTATAAATTCTCCTGGCTACTGATTCCGCTGTCGCTGCCGTTCGTCTGGCTAATGTTTGCGTGGAAGCGGCAGTATCACGGCTACGACCACGCCGTGTTCGTGACCTATTCGATCGCGTTCATGTCGCTTCTGTTCATCGCGATCACGATCGGGATGCACGCGGGAGCTCCCGGGTGGCTGCTGACGCTGGTGGCGCTGGGGATACCGCCGCTTCATATCTACCGGCAGCTGAAGGGCGCCTATCGGCTCGGGCGTGTCTCCGCGCTTCTGCGCACGGCATTGCTGCTGGTGATCATCCTGATTGTCGGAATCCTGTTCCAGCTGATCCTGCTGCTCCTTGGGCTGCTCGGCTAG
- the ftsH gene encoding ATP-dependent zinc metalloprotease FtsH yields MNDNDKQPDGNGNGNPWMKSLLIWVGILAALALFVSLFDGRSTQGAADTIPYSTFLDKVESGEVTDVSMAPGSGPITGTMSGGSQFRTNNPGDAQLVQRLRDKGVTISARAEESPSIWVYLLYQSLPFLLFLGIAFFVLRQMQKNSGSGAMGFGKSRARMLTQKEGKVTFDDVAGIDEAREELQEIVEFLKDPTKFARLGGKIPKGALLVGSPGTGKTLLARAIAGEAGVPFFTISGSDFVEMFVGVGASRVRDMFEQAKKNAPCILFIDEIDAVGRSRGAGLGNQNDEREQTLNQLLVEMDGFEANEGIIIIAATNRPDVLDPALLRPGRFDRQVVVPRPDIDGRVKILQVHMKKVPLAPDVDARVIARGTPGFSGADLANLVNEAALLAARRGKRLVAMQEFEDAKDKVMMGSERKSMVMSEDEKRMTAYHEAGHAIVALHEPASDPIHKATIIPRGRALGMVMRLPERDSYSYHRDKMYANLAVSMGGRIAEEVIFGYDKVSSGASGDIQYATSLARDMVTRWGMSEKVGPLEYGGSDESYLGYQMNRPANMSNETAQLIDAEIKQLVEGGLARARQILTDHSDQLHTLAQALLEFETLTGDEIKRLIAGEDIGRDVPDAGAKPIAAAGTSIPKIRRPKGPFGNPAPQGA; encoded by the coding sequence ATGAACGACAACGACAAGCAGCCTGACGGCAACGGCAACGGCAATCCCTGGATGAAGAGCCTGCTGATCTGGGTAGGCATTCTCGCGGCGCTCGCGCTCTTCGTCAGCCTGTTCGACGGCCGCTCGACGCAGGGCGCGGCCGATACGATCCCCTATTCCACTTTCCTCGACAAGGTGGAGAGCGGCGAAGTCACCGACGTCAGCATGGCGCCTGGTTCGGGCCCGATCACCGGCACCATGTCGGGCGGATCGCAGTTCCGCACCAACAATCCCGGCGACGCGCAGCTCGTCCAGCGGCTGCGCGACAAGGGCGTGACGATCAGTGCCCGGGCCGAGGAATCGCCCTCGATCTGGGTGTACCTCCTCTATCAGTCGCTGCCCTTCCTGCTGTTCCTCGGCATCGCCTTTTTCGTGCTGCGCCAGATGCAGAAGAATTCGGGCTCGGGCGCGATGGGCTTCGGCAAGTCGCGCGCGCGCATGCTCACCCAGAAGGAAGGCAAGGTCACTTTCGACGATGTCGCCGGCATCGACGAGGCGCGCGAGGAATTGCAGGAGATCGTCGAATTCCTGAAGGATCCGACGAAGTTCGCGCGGCTGGGCGGGAAGATCCCGAAGGGTGCGCTGCTGGTCGGCTCGCCCGGCACCGGCAAGACGCTGCTCGCCCGCGCGATCGCGGGGGAGGCAGGCGTCCCCTTCTTCACCATCTCGGGTTCCGACTTCGTCGAGATGTTCGTCGGCGTCGGCGCCAGCCGCGTGCGCGACATGTTCGAACAGGCCAAGAAGAACGCGCCCTGCATCCTCTTCATCGACGAGATCGACGCAGTCGGCCGCTCGCGCGGCGCGGGCCTCGGCAACCAGAACGACGAGCGCGAGCAGACGCTCAACCAGCTGCTCGTCGAGATGGACGGGTTCGAGGCGAACGAAGGCATCATCATCATCGCCGCGACCAACCGGCCCGACGTGCTCGATCCGGCGCTGCTGCGCCCGGGCCGCTTCGACCGGCAGGTGGTGGTGCCGCGCCCGGACATCGACGGCCGCGTCAAGATCCTCCAGGTCCATATGAAGAAGGTGCCGCTGGCGCCCGACGTCGACGCGCGCGTGATCGCGCGCGGCACGCCGGGCTTCTCGGGCGCGGACCTCGCCAACCTCGTCAACGAGGCGGCGCTGCTCGCCGCGCGCCGCGGCAAGCGGCTCGTCGCGATGCAGGAGTTCGAGGACGCCAAGGACAAGGTCATGATGGGCTCGGAGCGCAAGTCCATGGTGATGAGCGAGGACGAGAAGCGCATGACCGCCTATCACGAGGCAGGCCATGCGATCGTCGCGCTGCACGAGCCGGCGAGCGATCCGATCCACAAGGCGACGATCATCCCGCGCGGCCGCGCGCTGGGCATGGTGATGCGCCTGCCCGAGCGCGACAGCTACAGCTATCATCGCGACAAGATGTACGCGAACCTCGCGGTCTCGATGGGCGGCCGCATCGCCGAGGAAGTGATCTTCGGCTATGACAAGGTCTCGTCGGGCGCCTCGGGCGACATCCAGTACGCGACCAGTCTGGCGCGCGACATGGTGACGCGCTGGGGCATGTCGGAGAAGGTGGGCCCGCTCGAATATGGCGGCTCGGACGAGAGCTATCTCGGCTATCAGATGAACCGTCCTGCCAACATGTCGAACGAGACGGCGCAGCTGATCGATGCCGAGATCAAGCAGCTCGTGGAGGGCGGCCTCGCGCGGGCGCGGCAGATCCTGACCGATCACAGCGATCAGCTGCACACGTTGGCGCAGGCGCTGCTCGAGTTCGAGACGCTGACCGGCGACGAGATCAAGCGGCTGATCGCAGGCGAGGATATCGGCCGCGATGTGCCGGACGCCGGGGCGAAGCCGATCGCTGCGGCGGGAACCTCGATCCCGAAGATCCGCCGGCCCAAGGGTCCGTTCGGCAATCCGGCTCCGCAGGGGGCCTAA
- the tilS gene encoding tRNA lysidine(34) synthetase TilS yields MAAGPPAAAELRRPPPAEAVARLRRDVESLTGEAPSNAHRLGLAVSGGGDSMALLLLAHAAFPGGVTVATVDHGLRAEAACEAALVASLCAALGVPHVVLGPPGDRIGSAGVQEQARALRYRMLGAWAADTQAPWVATAHQRDDVAESFLLRARRGSGVGGLAAMPRMRRITGGDRQSPLLIRPLLGWSRAELEGIVACAGAPSVADPSNIDPAYDRSRIRALLAATPELTPGRLARAAENLRHAEDALQWLLDRELPQRFAAESEPGPGGPAAILDVANLPYELRRRLVHRAIDHVRHENGRGGPWHEQGLDRLTESLGRGEPGTLADVLARPEGDRWRFTLAPPRRSH; encoded by the coding sequence ATGGCCGCAGGGCCTCCCGCTGCCGCTGAGCTCCGGCGGCCGCCGCCGGCCGAGGCCGTCGCCCGCCTGCGGCGTGACGTCGAATCGCTGACGGGAGAGGCGCCGTCGAACGCGCATCGGCTCGGTCTTGCGGTGTCCGGCGGCGGCGACAGTATGGCGCTGCTGCTGCTGGCGCATGCGGCTTTTCCGGGCGGAGTGACGGTCGCGACCGTCGATCACGGATTGCGCGCCGAGGCTGCCTGCGAGGCGGCGCTGGTGGCCTCTCTCTGCGCTGCGCTTGGCGTGCCGCATGTGGTGCTCGGGCCACCGGGCGATCGCATCGGCTCGGCCGGGGTTCAGGAGCAGGCGCGCGCCTTGCGGTATCGGATGCTCGGCGCGTGGGCCGCCGATACACAAGCGCCATGGGTGGCGACCGCGCATCAGCGCGACGACGTCGCGGAGAGTTTCCTGCTGCGCGCCCGCCGCGGATCGGGAGTGGGCGGGCTCGCCGCGATGCCGCGCATGCGGCGCATTACCGGCGGCGATCGACAGTCGCCGCTCCTCATCCGCCCGCTGCTTGGCTGGAGCCGCGCGGAACTCGAGGGGATCGTCGCCTGCGCAGGAGCGCCGAGCGTTGCCGACCCGAGCAACATCGATCCCGCCTATGACCGCAGCCGCATCCGTGCGCTGCTCGCCGCGACGCCGGAGCTGACGCCGGGGCGGCTCGCACGGGCGGCGGAGAATCTGAGGCACGCCGAGGATGCGCTTCAGTGGCTGCTCGATCGCGAGCTGCCGCAGCGGTTCGCTGCCGAGAGCGAACCGGGGCCGGGCGGACCGGCTGCGATTCTGGACGTGGCAAACCTGCCCTATGAGCTGCGGCGACGCCTCGTTCATAGGGCGATCGACCATGTACGGCACGAGAATGGCCGGGGCGGGCCGTGGCACGAACAGGGGCTCGATCGGCTGACCGAGTCGCTCGGGCGGGGCGAGCCGGGCACCCTGGCCGATGTGCTGGCGCGGCCGGAGGGGGATCGCTGGCGCTTCACCCTTGCTCCGCCGCGCCGATCACACTGA
- a CDS encoding tetratricopeptide repeat protein — protein sequence MAAAVVLAAFGSMGTAQAQSAIESRVDRLEREMRAVQRRVFPGGAGQYFEPQITEPAQSTTAPGLPASSPITDLTQRVTALESQITTLTGQVEQAQYRLRQIEDQMAAGQRALQARLDALEARTAEPAPVAAAPRNDAAPTASTAARSATPRPNAERRAWIDAVERPSSGDAAEDAYVYGYRLWQAELYPEAREQLSTVAERHPHHRRASWARNLLGRVFLDEGAPAAAAEAFLTNYQRDPDGERAPDSLFFLAQALRQLNKPSAEICRVYDELLEVYGDRISDQMRTQVADGRRASRCR from the coding sequence ATGGCTGCCGCCGTCGTTCTGGCGGCGTTTGGATCGATGGGCACCGCTCAGGCGCAAAGCGCGATCGAAAGCCGGGTCGATCGGCTCGAGCGCGAGATGCGTGCAGTGCAGCGCCGGGTGTTTCCGGGCGGAGCCGGCCAGTATTTCGAGCCTCAGATCACCGAGCCCGCGCAGAGCACGACTGCTCCCGGGCTTCCGGCGTCCAGCCCGATCACCGATCTCACCCAGCGCGTGACTGCGCTTGAAAGCCAGATCACCACACTCACCGGGCAGGTCGAGCAGGCGCAGTATCGCCTGCGCCAGATCGAGGATCAGATGGCCGCGGGGCAGCGTGCGCTGCAGGCGCGGCTCGACGCGCTCGAAGCGCGTACGGCCGAGCCCGCACCGGTGGCGGCCGCTCCGCGCAACGACGCCGCGCCCACAGCTTCGACTGCCGCACGCTCGGCAACGCCGCGCCCGAATGCCGAGCGTCGCGCGTGGATCGACGCGGTCGAGCGGCCCAGCAGCGGCGACGCGGCCGAGGATGCCTATGTCTATGGCTATCGCCTGTGGCAGGCGGAGCTCTATCCCGAGGCGCGCGAACAGCTTTCGACCGTCGCCGAGCGCCATCCGCACCATCGCCGCGCAAGCTGGGCGCGCAATCTGCTCGGCCGTGTGTTCCTCGACGAAGGCGCGCCTGCCGCGGCGGCCGAGGCTTTTCTCACAAATTATCAGCGCGATCCGGATGGGGAGCGGGCTCCGGATAGCCTTTTCTTCCTCGCTCAGGCGCTTCGTCAACTGAACAAGCCCTCGGCCGAAATCTGCCGAGTCTATGACGAGCTGCTCGAGGTTTACGGCGATCGTATCTCCGATCAGATGCGCACGCAGGTCGCCGATGGCCGCAGGGCCTCCCGCTGCCGCTGA
- a CDS encoding helix-turn-helix domain-containing protein, with the protein MDGEPAADATLFPTTVGEKLRAAREAQGLALADIAARTRIPQRHLEAIEKGNYSGLPSPTYAMGFAKAYARAVNADEVAIARDLRKELDATYDRAPATVPYEMEDPTRTPSGGLVWAGVLVAVLVLLGVVLFYTTSLFRGGEAPPPQETLALPTGGVATDPDAVLPTPTPTPIPAAGGQVGLTAIDTVWLRVTDAQGERLFEKEMQPGERYDIPMTAEAPRVRTGRADQLRVTINGADAGLLGPAQETVDLEVTTQAIRARQAGEGAQAAP; encoded by the coding sequence ATGGACGGCGAACCCGCCGCAGACGCAACGCTGTTTCCAACCACGGTGGGTGAAAAGCTCCGCGCGGCCAGGGAGGCGCAGGGGCTGGCGCTTGCCGACATCGCCGCGCGCACGCGCATCCCGCAACGGCATCTCGAGGCGATCGAGAAGGGCAATTATTCGGGGCTCCCGTCGCCCACCTATGCGATGGGCTTTGCCAAGGCCTATGCCCGCGCCGTGAACGCCGACGAAGTGGCGATCGCGCGAGACCTGCGCAAGGAACTCGACGCGACGTACGATCGTGCTCCGGCGACCGTTCCCTATGAGATGGAAGATCCCACGCGCACGCCGTCCGGCGGTCTCGTGTGGGCTGGCGTCCTGGTCGCGGTGCTCGTGCTGCTGGGCGTCGTCCTTTTCTATACCACCAGCCTCTTCCGGGGTGGCGAAGCGCCGCCGCCGCAGGAGACGCTGGCGCTGCCCACCGGCGGCGTGGCGACCGACCCCGACGCGGTTTTGCCGACGCCTACGCCCACGCCGATCCCGGCGGCCGGCGGGCAAGTGGGGCTGACTGCGATCGACACCGTCTGGCTGCGCGTCACCGATGCGCAGGGCGAGCGGCTGTTCGAGAAGGAGATGCAGCCCGGCGAGCGGTACGATATTCCGATGACCGCCGAAGCTCCGCGCGTGCGAACCGGCCGCGCCGACCAGCTGCGCGTCACGATTAACGGCGCCGATGCGGGGCTCCTCGGCCCGGCGCAGGAAACCGTCGATCTGGAAGTCACGACGCAGGCGATCCGCGCCCGACAGGCGGGCGAGGGGGCGCAAGCGGCTCCTTAA
- the ptsP gene encoding phosphoenolpyruvate--protein phosphotransferase: MPVSAAASAREILTRLHDVMASRAAAQAKLNSVVNIIGEALDSEVCSIYLLREGVLELFATRGLHQDAVHVTKLALGEGLVGTIAANVETLNLDEAASHPDFAYRPETGEEAYHSFAGVPIIRKERAVGVLAVQHADPRRYADVEIEALQTVAMVLSELIANAGLIDPAGATSARPQSTAAIRIPGFKLVEGMARGIAVYHQPRITIEHTVAEDTEAERHRVYAAFDKMREQIDRMTSQAEFGTGGEHEEVIETYKMFAYDEGWSRRINEAIDSGLTAEAAIERVQQRTRMRMREISDPLLQDRMHDLEDLSNRLLRIVSGQLGTAAQLGLRQDAILIARNLGPAELLEYDRRRLKGVVLEEGSLTAHVTIVARAMGVPVLGRVRDVRRLIAEGDLLLLDVSEESLFIRPSAPMEEAFEAKLLVTQKRRAAFARLKAEPPVTRDGHRLQLMVNAGLRDDVSALDLTGADGIGLFRTEFQFLVSATLPQRERQLRLYRDVLDAAGERPVIFRTVDIGGDKALPYLNHDDGDEENPAMGWRALRLALERDGLMKAQARALLEAAAGRTLNVMFPMVSEPWEFEQARALFEAQRAWLSARGRKLPNEVRYGAMLEVPALAEVLDLLLPRLDFLSIGTNDLTQFLFAADRAHPKLALRYDWLSPSILRFLKRIVDQATPAGVPVAVCGEMGGRPLEAMALIGIGIERLSITPAAVGPVKAMIRSVDRAALRTHMAACLAEPRAPLRSSLSAWAAENSVELA, from the coding sequence ATGCCCGTCTCGGCCGCCGCCTCCGCTCGCGAGATCCTGACCCGTCTCCACGACGTGATGGCGTCGCGCGCGGCCGCGCAGGCGAAGCTCAATTCGGTCGTCAACATCATCGGCGAAGCGCTCGATAGTGAGGTCTGCTCGATCTATCTGCTGCGCGAGGGCGTGCTCGAGCTGTTCGCGACGCGCGGCCTGCACCAGGACGCGGTTCACGTCACGAAGCTGGCGCTCGGCGAAGGTCTCGTCGGCACCATCGCGGCGAATGTCGAGACGCTGAACCTCGACGAGGCGGCCTCGCATCCCGACTTCGCCTACCGGCCCGAAACCGGCGAAGAAGCCTATCACAGCTTCGCCGGCGTCCCGATCATCCGCAAGGAGCGCGCTGTCGGTGTGCTGGCGGTCCAGCATGCCGATCCGCGCCGCTATGCCGATGTCGAGATCGAGGCGCTGCAGACCGTCGCCATGGTGCTTTCCGAGTTGATCGCGAATGCCGGGCTGATCGATCCGGCCGGGGCGACCTCCGCGCGGCCGCAATCGACAGCGGCGATCCGAATCCCCGGCTTCAAGCTGGTCGAGGGGATGGCGCGCGGAATCGCCGTCTATCACCAGCCGCGGATCACGATCGAGCATACGGTTGCCGAGGATACCGAGGCCGAGCGCCATCGCGTCTATGCCGCGTTCGACAAGATGCGCGAGCAGATCGACCGGATGACCAGCCAGGCCGAGTTCGGCACCGGCGGCGAGCATGAGGAGGTCATCGAGACCTACAAGATGTTCGCCTATGACGAAGGCTGGTCGCGCCGCATCAACGAGGCGATCGACAGCGGCCTCACGGCCGAGGCCGCGATCGAGCGTGTTCAGCAGCGCACGCGGATGCGCATGCGCGAGATTTCCGATCCGCTGCTTCAGGATCGCATGCACGATCTGGAGGATTTGTCGAACCGCCTGCTGCGGATCGTCTCGGGCCAGCTCGGCACGGCCGCGCAGCTCGGGCTGCGGCAGGATGCGATCCTGATCGCGCGCAATCTCGGCCCTGCCGAGCTGCTCGAATACGACCGGCGGCGGCTGAAGGGCGTGGTGCTGGAGGAGGGGTCGCTCACTGCCCATGTCACCATCGTCGCGCGGGCGATGGGCGTGCCCGTTCTGGGGCGCGTCCGCGACGTGCGCCGCCTGATCGCCGAAGGCGATCTGCTGTTGCTCGACGTGAGCGAGGAAAGCCTCTTCATCCGCCCGAGCGCGCCGATGGAAGAGGCGTTCGAGGCGAAGCTGCTCGTCACCCAGAAGCGGCGCGCCGCCTTCGCCCGGCTGAAGGCCGAGCCGCCGGTCACCAGGGACGGCCACCGCCTCCAGCTGATGGTGAACGCGGGGCTGCGCGATGACGTATCGGCGCTCGATCTCACCGGCGCCGACGGCATCGGCCTGTTCCGCACCGAATTTCAGTTCCTCGTGTCGGCGACGCTGCCGCAGCGCGAACGCCAACTGCGGCTCTATCGCGACGTCCTCGACGCCGCCGGCGAGCGTCCGGTGATCTTCCGCACCGTCGACATCGGCGGCGACAAGGCGCTGCCCTATCTCAACCACGACGACGGCGACGAAGAGAATCCCGCGATGGGCTGGCGCGCGCTGCGGCTGGCGCTCGAGCGCGACGGGCTGATGAAGGCCCAGGCGCGCGCGCTGCTCGAAGCGGCGGCGGGGCGAACGCTGAACGTCATGTTCCCGATGGTGTCCGAGCCGTGGGAGTTCGAGCAGGCGCGCGCGCTGTTCGAGGCGCAGCGGGCCTGGCTGAGCGCGCGCGGGCGCAAGCTGCCGAACGAAGTGCGCTATGGTGCCATGCTCGAAGTCCCGGCGCTGGCCGAAGTGCTGGATTTGCTGCTGCCCCGGCTCGATTTCCTGTCGATCGGGACCAACGATCTCACTCAGTTTCTCTTCGCCGCGGATCGTGCGCACCCGAAGCTCGCGCTGCGCTATGATTGGCTGAGCCCCTCGATCCTGCGCTTCCTGAAGCGGATCGTCGATCAGGCTACGCCGGCCGGAGTGCCGGTGGCCGTGTGCGGCGAAATGGGAGGGCGGCCGCTGGAGGCGATGGCGCTGATCGGGATCGGTATCGAGCGGCTGTCGATCACGCCGGCGGCGGTCGGGCCGGTGAAGGCGATGATCCGCTCGGTCGATCGTGCGGCGCTCCGGACGCACATGGCGGCATGCCTCGCCGAGCCGCGCGCGCCGCTGCGCAGCAGCCTGAGCGCCTGGGCAGCGGAGAACTCCGTCGAACTGGCTTGA